The Homo sapiens chromosome 16, GRCh38.p14 Primary Assembly genome includes the window ctacttgggacactgaagtaggaggatcgcttgagcccaggagttcaaggctgccgtgagctatgattgtgcctctgcagtccagcctgggcgacagagaaagaccctgtctcttaaaaaaaaaaaaaaaaaaaaaaaaaaaaaaaaaaaaaaaaaacttagataaGAGGATGCTGTGCCTCCCTGGGGGTCTTCAGTCACCCATGGTCCTGGCAAGAGAGGAGGGCCAGGAGAGAGCTTCACCCACCTGCTGTCCTGCCCATGTGACATCCGCAGGTGCTGCCATGGCCACGACTGTTGTTACACTCGAGCTGAGGAGGCCGGCTGCAGCCCCAAGACAGAGCGCTACTCCTGGCAGTGCGTCAATCAGAGCGTCCTGTGCGGTGAGTCCCCAGCAGCACCATGCCACCCACCCCGAGTATCCCCTGGGCACCCTGGCATAGCCAGATGACTTCCGTGCCCCTGTTGCAATAACCACTGCTTCCAACTCTCTATAGAACACCCCTTGGGTATATCTAATgtaagtgatatttattttatttattttttgagtcagagtctcgctctgtcacccaggctagagtgtgctgatgtgatcttggctcactacaacctctgcctcctgggttcaagcgattctcatgcctcagcctcccaagtggctgggactacaggcatgcaccatcacgcccagctaatttttgtatgtttttcagtagaggtggggtttcaccaagttggccgggctggtctcaaactccccacctcaagtgctctgcccgcctcggcctcccaaagtgctgggattacaggcatgagtcgtgGTGTCTGGCCCTAATGTGAGTGATCTTTAACAATGAGgacttgaaaaagaaaaccctgaagaaaCCTAATTCTTTGATGTCTGGACGACAAGGAAGAAGATAGAAATGGCATCAGATAATAAACAGTGTAAATGTTTATCAGAAAGAGGCTGGTGGTCGGGAccagtaggaggatcgcttgagtccaggagtgcatctctacaaaaaagttaaaggattttttaacattggccaggcgtggtggcacacatacatctgtgatcccagctacttgggaggctgaggcaggaggattgcttgaagcccaggaggttgaggctgcagtgagctgtgatcgagccactgcactccagcctgggtgacagagcaaaacccagtctcaaaaaataataataataataataatattttacataaccaACCActtctaaagattaaaaaaaaaaccctacaattaATTAAAAACCTCAGGTCCCTCAGGCAATCATACCAGATATTGAAACAAAGCAATAACATAAGGActgcagtatttattttatttttatattatttatttattcttcgtTAGTTTGTTTTTGGAgcgtgggttttgttttgttttttgatttttttctttttttcgaccTACGGATttattcttattgcccaggcttgagtgcaatggcgtgttctCAGCTTactcaacctccgcctcttgggtttgGGTAATtgttgtgcctcggcctccctctgcctcttgggcttgGGCGATTGTTCCACCTCATCCaccctccacctcttgggtttgGGTGGTttttccacctcggcctcctgagtagctaagggaggagtcttgagattatcatccacTGAGGGTGGAAGAGGAGAGGGTGGAAGCGGGACAAAGAGACATTCCTTCAGATTATCATCCACTGAGGGTGGAAGAGGAGAGGGTGGAAGCGGGACAAAGAGACATTCCTTCAGATTATCATCCACTGAGGGTGGAAGAGGAGAGGGTGGAAGAGGAGCAAGAGGACACTCCTTGATATTATCATCcactgagggtggaaggggagtgagcagaCACTCGGGAGGTGTCTTGAGGCTCAGGGAGTTATCAGTTATAGAATGTTGTTGAGTTGGAGGAGGTGGCTGGCGGCCCatcctgttttttaaagtttcagctgTGAGGTAGAGCCAGTAGGGCAATCCTGAAGAATGACAATGCTCCGCTGCCGCCATTCTGACCTGTAGGGCCAAAGGAGGGAATGTTTTCACACATATTCATTTGATGGACAAAATTACCACCACCAACACAGTCTGCACCTTCTGTTGCTGGTGATAGATTTTTGCACCTTTCCATCCTCCAGGTTTCAAAATAGCAGTATCAGTGTCATAATATCACCCTTCCACTGAGTACTGCCGACAGCTGGGGGGTAAAGAAAAGTCATTGGGACACACTGTTGTCTCCACATGCCACTGTGTCTGTCTGCAAATGTAGGCAGGCTGGGGTCCTGCCCCAGGGAAGACAGAGTCATAACAGAGTAATAAAGAAGCATGTTTGAGACACAGGAGTGTCTATGTCTATCCTCATTCCTCCCTCACAGCCATCACCAGAGCATGTTTCTTGCACCAGGTCAACAGACAGTAAGAGACAGTAAGAGAGGCATGAAAAGCCCATTGTCCACACATGTTGCAGCTTCTTTTTGGAGAATGTTTTCCAGGCCTTTCATGTTCTGTCTCTGACTCTCAGAACTCTGCAAGGTCAGTGTGACCACCCTGCTCCAAATCTAAGAAAACAGaggtttccagaggaaggagaaattgtgcccagggtcacacagcttgcAAGAGGCAGAGTGGAAGTTGATTCCAGCTCTGCCTGCAGGACCCTCTCATTTCCCCTCTGTTTCCCTTCTTGACAAAGGATCTTCTTCACTCTGGAGGTGCCACCCATGAGAACAAAGAGCTCTGGAGAGATGTGGATTCCTGAAGAGCTGCAGGGGAACTGGGAGAGGGTTTTCTGACAGAACAATCTCACCTCAAGAAGTCACTTAGGCATGgctgtaatatttcttttcactCCCAGGTAATACCAAATTGTAAGTGCACTAGGACATAAAGAATACTTTTGTCCATGGAAAAATGAGGTGGGAATTCTAaacaaagcaagttttaaaactgtgtttcaCTTCAAGTGTACAAGTCCCATCACGTGTAATCATAGGACTCGGCAGCTTTTGAAGGTACAGAGGCCACACAAGAACCAGCTTAGCTGAGCATCATTTAAGGCCTTCATTTGGAATTGTCCCTGTGGGTAATAAGTTACATTCACTCTTCACTAATTTACAGTCAGGGCccatttgctattacaaatatgGAACCTCTGACACTTTGAATTTAGATCAGGGGCCCCACTGGGTGGGGATGAAGGTGTTTTTGCACAACACGGTTACCAACAGGGATGGGACTGTGATGCCTGTAGGCAGCCTTCCTCTCTGCCATCTCCCTCTGCAGGGCTTGAGCACAGAGCTGTAGGGAGAAAAATGTATCCATGTCCTGACCTGGCAGACTATGTtcaaaagcaaggaaaacaaacaaacttaccCAGTTGCAAAGAGGCTTTCTTGCAGAAGGGGGGATCTGAAAAAGCCAACACATGAGAAATTGAATGTTGAGAGAGTCTAAGAGCCGTGGCATCATCTGCATCAGCACTGAACTATCCTGCAACTGCGGGGAGGAAGCTCCTTACTTTGCATTTGTGGTAGTCCTCTGCCCGCCGCCGCAACTCTTGCGCACGTTGAAACATTTTCCTATGGATTACAATCACTTTCATCAGATAAAGCACCACGTTCAGGATGATTTTAAATAATCTGCCATGTTTCTGTTATCCTCACAACTGTACCCTTACACAATCTATCTCTACCTAGAAAACGTATTTCAGATGGCTATAAGAGTACAGTCTGAGCCGgtcacggtggctgatgcctgtagtcccagcactctgggagggcgaggcggatggatcacgaggtcaggagattgagaccatcctggctaatacggtgaaaccccgtctctactaaaaatacaaaagattagccgggcgtggtggcaggcacctgtaatcccagctactcgggaggctgaggcaggggaatcacttgaacctgggaggcggaggttgcagtgagccaagatcacgtcattgcactccagcctgggtgacacagcgagacgccatctcagaaaaacaaaaacaaaaacaaaaacaaaaaaactgtacgGTCTGATCCAAACTGTTGCTGTATTGATTCCTCCTCTTGCTTACTGCCTGTTGACTTCTGAGATGATAGTTTCCTTCCCCATTCTCAGTATATCCCTAATTCATCcttcattgagcatcttttatcaTAAAGCTGTATTCTCTTTGTATTAATATCCTTACCGTGTTTCACAGGGCAGAAACAGCTGGGCTTATAAACAGGCATAGTCCTTTTGAAGGATGTGGTTGATCCTACAACAACACACTTTCCTAAGGATGACAACAACTCACCCCACCCCTAGAATGGCTGGTATGAACCGAGTTTCCACACAGTCTAGCTGGTAATGGGGTCAGGAGCCGTTTTGCTACTTCACATCTTTTGGTCACTGGTAAATATTAAggtactttgttttctgttttgtgaactctctctctctctctcacgatATGTCTTCTGACcgtttgtttctatttctgcatttacTGGGTCTAAACATTGTACAGAGGTTAAAAACAGCACTCCAATGGGCGTTTCCCAGGAGGGTGGGGTTCAGTTTCTGAACTCACTTGTAGGTGTGTATTTCTTTCATATCcaatttcccattttcctctgcctctgaTACCTGCCTCTCCTTTTCTGCGTGCTCACATTCTTTCATGCTTAGTTTCCTCAGGTTAGAAGGGagagaaatgcacacacatgATCCACCAGTCCATGTGGGATTCCCTCTGCCCTTCTGGCATCTGAAGGCTGTGATTCAAAGATCCCCCCTGCAACCTTCCCACAAATGAACCAACTGATTCTCACAACCGAAGGGAGAATGGACACCTCCCATTGAGGgaccaaaaaaaatcacactctGGCCTGCTGGCAAGTCACCTGTCATTTCCAGCTCATCTTCATAGTTCCATAGTTAGTCCTATTCTTTAGTAAATATAAAGACTATTAAAAGCTTCTATGAGGTGCACTATGTGTGTCTCTGGGGTCAGTCTTGTGCTTGACACAGCGAAAGATCATTTTAGTTCAGTGTGAAAAACCAGACCTCACCAACTCATCACAACTAACTCCATCGGAAGCAGAGGATTGCTCCTCATCTGACTCTTCCTGTGTGAGACCTGCTTCTCAGTCAGAGGCTGATGCCGGAACTGAGACCATCAGCCATAGAGAGATCCTTCCAGAATATGGTGTCATTAACCCCGCAGTTCACTACTGCACTTTGCCATGATTCAGGACTGGAACTCTTGTCATCGACTTTAAAGATCCTGGTTGAGAGAAAAGGCAATCTGAATGCTGGGCGCATCTATTGAATTAGAAATGATCGGAATGGCTCCTAAGTCAGGGTGTTATGTCCTGAAAATAGGTGACAACGGCAAACCATCCACCCTGGTGTTGACTGACTTTAACAAGGTTCACTTCACAGACATTGagggcagaaaaaggaaatggcCTAAAAAGGGTAAGTTTGCTGTGTTGCCCTCACACCACTTGATTCATGGTCCTGATCCTAAGGATCTCACCTGATACTTGGTTTTATAGGAAGGATGTGTAAAATTCCCAGAACGCTAGGAAACAGGGGTGAAAACACTTCAAAGAGAAAGTTAATGAACTTGTTTCTGACCACAGGGCATCCTTCAGCACATGCTGTCTGGAGTGGCCTCCAACAAGgagtgtgtggtgtggtgctgagaatgcAATGGGAGCAGGGTCCTGTCCCCACGGTAAAGAAGCTCACAGCTTAATGCAAATGAGAAGCCAGTGAGGACATCACTACTCCTGCTGTCCACTTGGGaactagaaacacaaaacctgACTCTGGAGGGAAGCTAAGGAAGCATTCTACTCTTGAGTTGACATAAGTGCATCTGAAGCTTCTGATCTCCGATGAGAACAATGGGGGACACCAAACAGAATATAAAACCCATGATTGAATACATCAAATTGCTAACATGGCAGTAAACAGACATGAGGTGAAGATGGAGAAGAAGGAAACCCAGGACGAAAGTCAGCCTCGCATTTGGAACCCATTTCCCTGAGTTTCATTGCTGAATTCCAGAAGGAACTACTGAGATGCAAAGAAGCACAGCAGCTTTTGCACACATGCGTGGGATTAGATGGAAAACAAGTGGATTGAGGGTCTGCCAATGAAAGCGACCCGTACTGAAATCCACTGGCTCTGGTTGAGACCCAGAAGAGTCATGCATCAGAATAGAGGTAGACAGGAAATACCCTGGCCTTTGTAGGGACTGAGCCTGCACCGACGACCTCAATTGCAGCCTGTATGGAGGACCCGTGACCATCCCCCAGAAGTAGACTCCCATCTCTTCTGCAGCAAGATAACATGCCACTAGGCCTCAATtcattgctaaatattttttaacaagtaTCTCACATTTAACAAAAAGAGATCAGTCATATGGCAGCAAAATACAATGTAATATGACCAAAACATGAAAGACTGTGAAAATGAATCTGGAGGTGACCCAAGCATTGAATTCAAcaatccaggctgggtgcggtggctcacactgggaggctgaggtaggcagatcacctgaggtcaggagttcaagactagcctggccaacatggtgaacccctgtctctactaaaaatacaaaaattgggccaggcacggtggctcacgcctgtaatcccagcacattgggaggccgaggtgtgtggatcatgaTGTccagagttctagaccagcttggccaatatggtgaaaccccgcctctactaagaatacaaaaattatccgggcatggtggcatatgcctgtagtcccagctactcaagaggctgagggataagaatcgcttgaacctgggaggcggaggttgcagtgagccaagatcatgccactgcactctagcctgggtgacagagtgagactctgtctcaaaaaaaaaaaaaaaaaaaaaaattggccgaatgtggtggcacacacctgtaatccaagctactcaggaagctgaggcagaattgcttcaaactgggaggcagaggttgcagtgagccaagattgcaccatagcactccagcctgggcgacagagcgagattctatctcaaaatttaaaaaaaaaaaaaaggctgggtgtggtggctcacgcctctaatcccagcactttgggaggctgaggcaggtggattacctgaggtcagaagttcgagaccagcctggacaacatggtgaaaccccatctctagtaaaaatacaaaaattagctgggcgtggtggtgggcacctgtaatcccagctacttgggaggctgaggcaggagaattgcttgaagtc containing:
- the NPIPB7 gene encoding nuclear pore complex-interacting protein family member B7 precursor, with the protein product MRLRFWLLIWLLLGFISHQPTPVINSLAVYRHRETDFGVGVRDHPGQHGKTPSPQKLDNLIIIIIGFLRRYTFNVLFCTSCLCVSFLKTIFWSRNGHDGSMDVQQRAWRSNRSRQKGLRSICMHTKKRVSSFRGNKIGLKDVITLRRHVETKVRAKIRKRKVTTKINRHDKINGKRKTARKQKMFQRAQELRRRAEDYHKCKIPPSARKPLCNWVRMAAAEHCHSSGLPYWLYLTAETLKNRMGRQPPPPTQQHSITDNSLSLKTPPECLLTPLPPSVDDNIKECPLAPLPPSPLPPSVDDNLKECLFVPLPPSPLPPSVDDNLKECLFVPLPPSPLPPSVDDNLKTPPLATQEAEVEKPPKPKRWRVDEVEQSPKPKRQREAEAQQLPKPKRRRLSKLRTRHCTQAWAIRINP